ttgaatcacgcattcttaaatgattttgttctctaaaaatttgttaaattcccggtcattccccggttttccggtccagcgaCCACCCTAAAATTGCATTTCAAAGTATAAATACTATAAGGAATATAAGATAATCAGTATAGAACCAAAGTTTTCAAGCACGTATCACTTTCTCTTACGTCATTCTTAATCATCATGTATAtcaagaaaaaatcttttattattgttcattgCCACGTCGTCCATTCAACAAATCAATACTCTACTTCATTCAAGTTGTAacgtttataatttaattatttacatataaataacGAAAGAAAACTCGTTTGTCAGtaacttttgtaaaattttcaattttatgagtcaagttaaatacaaatttaaagaaaaaaatgtaggtAAAAAAATCAAGTCTGTTCCGAAATGGCTCTCCTTTGTCTCGATTTTTTTCTCAAgcccaatttcgaaaaaaaaattaaataataaatttttttgttagaaaaaatgaagttttgcaaagaaaagaaaatattttattcagagaGGAATGCATTTACCGTTCAAACTTTAAAGTTCAGCCAGGATCAATATTCTATTCATATTTGTAGTCACCTGTCCCGTTAAAGAGAGGGCAAATGTTTTTTCGACAGTTCTTAGATGTTTTGGGATGCAGTTCGCGGTCGTGTTCGCGTCAGATTAGTCTCCTcggaacataacctcaaagtgaaaattaaaagcgCAGTATTCACACTATTATTTCAGCATAAAAATACGTGTggcaaattgaaatataattgagAAAGGGGCGAAAAAGGCTGATATTCAGTAATTGGCTTCCAAAACGTAAGTACTTTTAACTGTTACACCTTTTCTTCAAATACTAATTCCTGTTCTGctccaaataagatttttactCAAATCTTCATACAAAAAACACTCTATATCCTTTATATGTGGTAGAAAATACTAATTCTGTTCGTTAAACAGTAATTTagacatttcaagaaatttatttgataaaattatacaATAGAGACGATATAGACGTTAATCAATTTcgaaacataacctaaaatatgTGCAAACAAACGAAATTAAAGATTGGTGCTATCGCCAAACTGCTTTATTACCATTTATCGTATAAATAAATTCtgtttataaaactaatttttaaattatccaaattaAATGAATGGTTACTGAAATTaactacaattgaaaaaaattggatttagaaTTTAACACTTCAACATTTTGTCgttacaaatgcaaatttttcaaaattgtaaaattttcaatttaaatcctTTATTGCTAAATATCTATAcaataaaaactgtaaaaaattgaataaattcatggTAACGGAAATGAAAACTATATGGTTTTAATTTAAACGATCAAAAATGGTATTTGgatttagaatcaaaaatttttatcttttaaaattatacaattttaaatcaaaatcttttatagcaaaatatgtatttgtaaaaaacaaaaggtttacattaaaataatatcatgttaaaaaaattacaaattattttgtttctatttatataattcaaaattgaaaaaaaaaattgtaccatttaaatcttcaagattttgtcgttttttatctagatttttcaaaattgtacaatttgcaattaaaatactttattgcTATATAATTGTATGATAGAAAAGGttgaaattagaataatttcATTGTAACAaagtaccattttttatttaaaatttaaacgttcCACATTTTgtcgttacaaatttaaatagtttaaaattgtagaattttaaattgaaatccatTACACCTATTACAttacagctgaattttcaacataaaagttgtattttttaactgaaaaggatgattttttaacaaaattgttgaatttagaacaaaataattaaatttttaacgaaaaagatggattttcaggCAAGATGAttagttttgtaccaaaaataggAATATgcaacaaaacatgaattttaaatcaaatagttgaattttcaaatgaaagatataaatttttaacaaaaaatgaaatagtttagctttcagttaaaaacattcattttcagtcaaagagatgaattttcaaacaaaattatgtacattcagtcaaaaaattattttttaactaaattatttcgacttttaaccattttatgagaaaaaaagattcgaatttaaatctacaaaaaagacaaatttgcagaaaaattgtTCGAATCTCAACTGTCTCAACTAAAAcgggttaattttcaatcaagaaagatttttcagtgaagatagaaaaaaagttgaattctctacaaaacggttgacttttcaaccaaaaaatatgaattttcaatttaaaaaaagttaattttcggcaaaatatttgaattttaaaaaaaaaaacgaatttttaattaaaaaattatgattttttaacagagtttttcaaatgtttaacacaaattaattttaataaatataaaaatatataataaatcacattttttttagacaaatcatGTCAGACGAAGAAGACTACATGTCCGACAAATTCCTGGAGGAGTCGCAAAAATACACGGCTCCGAGCTTAATTTATCGTCCTGAAGACAAAAGGGAAatggaacttttaaaaaagaaagcgGAAATAGAAGCAAAATTGAAAGAAAGGAAACCAACTCGAGTGATAGAAGAAGAAAAACGAGAAGAAGGACTCTCGTCTGCAATTACTAGTGAAAATaaaggtaaaaataataaaactaaccAATCAAAactagtttcaaacaaattaaaaaagagaatagGGAAAAGattaaccatttatttttaaatttagaaaagaaactatttttttacaacaaatcgtatcgtttttaaataatgttagatgatcttttgatttgaataaacaatttttatgttttaaatagttCTCGTAATCAAGAATTTGTCCTCTTTTAAAAAAgccttaattaataattcaattctaaatatagaattttcaaattaacgaacgaattttatttttaaaaaagtagtcttcaatccaaaaacaccatttttcaacagaataaatgaataatgaataatcaaaaaaaaaagattttttaaccaaattgttgatttttcaaactttcatttagtaaaaataaattttcaaacaaaaaacggatttggaagaaaatagttaaattttcaacaacaacaaaaaatagttcagttttctttaaaaagttaattttgaaacaaataaaatacattttcaacgtcaattttcaatcaagaagattccatttatctaaaaattgaatttttaaccaaatattttaatattcagcccaaaatatttttttttcaggaaaacaccaattttaaataaaatgcatgaatttttaactaaaaaagacaattgtcaaataaaaacagaatattaaaaatttcagttggaaaaataaaattccaacaacaaaaaaacgaatagttacattttgagttaaaaaaattaattttcaaacaaacaaaaaatttaattttctatcaagaagttTACATTCCtctcaaaatagttcaatatttcacaaaaaattaaatagttcaattttcagttaaagaaattatttttcaacttgaatcatgaatctttaaacaaaagaattaattcttaaccaaatattttaatattcaatccaaaatattattttcttttgggAAAAGaccgattttaaacaaaatgcatgaatttttaactaaaatagagtaatattaatactaaaaattcaactaaaaatagaatatttaaattttcagatggaaaaataaactttcagcaacaacaaaaattacgaattttcaacaaagtaaatgaattttcatttaaaacagataaattctcaaattaaaataaaataattaagttttcagtaaaaaaaattacatttcaacgaaacaaaataaaagttaggaaaaaaatcaaatttgttaaataaaataactaaaaatatactataactcaaaatcttaaaaacctCGTTTAAGTAAAATGTGTGCTCgcgaaaagatctaaaaatttttgaaatgctttggaatcttttaaaataacttaaaatcttcaaaatcctaaaCTTCTCTAGAAATTagttaaaacactttaaaatcccTCAAGTcattgaaaatcgttaaaatatgcagaaataatttgaaatttttattttcttattccaatatttaaaatataaactatttaaaaatccatagtagcgaattttttaatattaagatttcgtaaaatttttgaaaggagttaaataatttaagaagtgaTTTATCCTAATTAATAAGAgatgtttgaaaaaagtatttttcgtaattttattatttccatgGATGCCAATATTTTTACATATATGGAGATCTTAACTGTTCCAtgaatattgttatattttaaatagctatattttaaaaatatttaattaaaaattgttcatatttgaaaattttaaatgaacaattgataagtgaaaaaaaatttaatttaaaatgcttagAAATGTTCTAAGattgtaaaatcaaaattgtttaatttaaaactttgaattttctttattcaagaaaaactggttagtttaaattttgatcaatctttacattaattaaatatgaaatacaATGTATATTTAAagaggaaatattaaaaatctagtAAGAATTTCGCTTTAAATTTGCCGAACTgttgacaacaaatttttttgtaattttttgaaaattatttaaattctacaaCTTATTTTGATATCCATCGtactttattaatatttagtttCTAAACGTTTGATTTCAATCCTAAAaaacttaagttgaaaattagtaaaattaaaaaaattgaaattataatagaTAATTATGTTActcaaaaaaagtgtaattttttcgaaaataggaaAAGGACTTTAAAACCCTGTAACCGTCTTTACTTTACTTTCCAGGTTTTGAAATGCTCATTCGGATGGGATACAAACCGGGCAAAGGAATCGGGAAAAAAGAATCGGGAATTTCTGAGCCGATTAACgttgatttgaaaaataacagaCACGGTCTCGGGAAAGAAAAGAAGATTAAAGTCAAATCGCGCAATGAAAATCCTCTAGCAAAACTCGAAAAGTTGGATACAGCCGATTTTCGTAATCGGCTCGCCCAGAAAAAGGCAGAGCAGGTCGCCGGAATGGATTTGCGAAAAAGTCAGAAAATTTGCGAACAATTAGATATCAGAAACAATGTGGAAGCGCATGAAATCTGGTTTTGGTTTCCGAAAGAGAAAGAAGGAAAGGAATTCGAGGAGAGTGAAAGCAGTGAAGAGGATGATGACGAGGAcgacgatgatgatgatgatgatgatgatgatgatgatgagcaGCTCAAAGATAGTGAAAAGTTGGAAATCCTCACGAAATATTTAAGAggaaaatacatgtattgtatTTGGTGCGGTGTTGCTTATGACAATGCAGACGATTTGCGGGAAAGTTGTCCGGGAAGTACGAGAAGTGATCATTAACATATCAAAATGGGGCGagaaaaacaacaacaacaaaaacgactatcattattgattaatttaattttaatataattacgaATCGtgataatttcttttgaaatttgaatccaaGGACTATTAAAAAGTGGATTTCTTTCATGTATTTTAatgtttccttaaaatattttaccgaaaatatGATGCTGCACGataatgtaaatataataataaacatgatcatttttcgaaaaagaatcttAATCTTGAATCCTTAAAATTAAgctggaaattttaaataagagaaacttcaatgttttaataatttatcgaaaatatctTCGAGATGCGTTAATAGAACATATTTTTTACATCGCACACACAACACGACATAAAAAGCCCATTAGCCTGTTAAtgcaaaatattgtgaaaataaagTGCTATGTCAGGAAAATGAAATCTTCCACCTACAAAAGTAGAGGGAAGTGAATCCAGATAAGGAATGCTATTAGGTCATAGCAGGAGTTCGTCGACACACCCAGAGGTCTAGGTGGGAAAAGCAGTTTATAAAAGCTTCCGATTCCAGTTTTCTTTCTTCACTCCTCTGGACAGCTTTCATCAAAATACTctaccataaatttttttttgcaaatatcgCCCAGATTTGTTTCCATCTGACAAACCAAAATCAAAAGTCTTATCATGTTTAAAGTCACTATGTACATCTTGGCGATAtcttcaattctgaaaagtgaGGGGCTTGCTCAGATGGAAGCCGAAGAAAATTGTGAGACACTCCAGTCCGAAATTCATATTGCAAAAGGTATTCATCAAGTTTAATCTCAACATACTGTTTATAATtagcataatatttaaaaacaattttcattctaatccagagtttatttttcaattcgtgCCGAAGaatggaaaaatgaaataattatttcgttTTCAGATGAGAAAGATGAGACAGGAGGCTTGATAAGAACTTGCAGTAGCGATATTATGGTTACGAAATGTGAAGGATCTTGCAATTCTCAAGTACAGCCAAGTGTGAAAACAAGCACAGGATTTTTGAAGGTAAATATAATCTAAAAGTCCCCCAAAAAAAACGAGTTAAAAGGCTTGAAAccttatttgtaataatattttttttttttcaggaatGCTACTGCTGTAGGGAGAGTTACCTAAAGGAAAGATTAGTACTTCTAGATCACTGTTATGATGCGGATGGAGTGAGACTCGAAGGTGAAGTCCTCGGAACTATGGAAATAAAATTGAGGGAGCCAGCCGAATGCAAATGTACCAAATGTGGAGGCTTTTCAAGATAAAAGAATCATAAATGTGACAAAATTATGGTAAACTCAGAGCGGAGAAGAggagaatttaattgaatttttcctgagTGATTCTAAAATTTTACGAAAGATTTATGTATCACGATTCTAGATCAATATCGTAAAATGTTTGAGAAACctagaaaaaatatgaaacagcACTTTACtgtgataataaataaatggaaGTTGCTGTTGCTTATTTAGTTCtgtaatcaataaaaatgtatctgaaaTGAATATGTCATGTATTGTTTAATAGTGAttgctttttattattatgtgcaataaaatattttataaatactgATTCTATGTTACTTTACTTGTCCTCTCTTTTATTTATTACTACAATAGTTTCCGAATTATTTTAGATTCTTCTAAGACAAAAATATTAAGATAGAAAgggttttgtaatattttgacttttatcaTTCTGTTTgctttttaagaaagaaaaaattgtttataggaAAATACATATTTATCCGTATGCATAAAATATACTTTAggttattagttttatttttaaattcaaaatttataagacT
This Belonocnema kinseyi isolate 2016_QV_RU_SX_M_011 chromosome 3, B_treatae_v1, whole genome shotgun sequence DNA region includes the following protein-coding sequences:
- the LOC117169239 gene encoding partner of bursicon-like codes for the protein MFKVTMYILAISSILKSEGLAQMEAEENCETLQSEIHIAKDEKDETGGLIRTCSSDIMVTKCEGSCNSQVQPSVKTSTGFLKECYCCRESYLKERLVLLDHCYDADGVRLEGEVLGTMEIKLREPAECKCTKCGALVGVDECQVTRVIHVLQYPGCVPKPIPSFACTGRCSSYVQVSGSKIWQMERSCMCCQESGEREASVSLFCPKAKPGERKFRKVTTKAPIECMCRPCTGVEEYSIVPQEIAGFAEEGPLTSSAHFRRSSGLQ
- the LOC117169238 gene encoding G patch domain-containing protein 11, yielding MSDEEDYMSDKFLEESQKYTAPSLIYRPEDKREMELLKKKAEIEAKLKERKPTRVIEEEKREEGLSSAITSENKGFEMLIRMGYKPGKGIGKKESGISEPINVDLKNNRHGLGKEKKIKVKSRNENPLAKLEKLDTADFRNRLAQKKAEQVAGMDLRKSQKICEQLDIRNNVEAHEIWFWFPKEKEGKEFEESESSEEDDDEDDDDDDDDDDDDDEQLKDSEKLEILTKYLRGKYMYCIWCGVAYDNADDLRESCPGSTRSDH